One genomic region from Quercus robur chromosome 4, dhQueRobu3.1, whole genome shotgun sequence encodes:
- the LOC126723722 gene encoding scarecrow-like protein 3 translates to MAAVQEDGSSVTSSSHESSPWMRRSPGLGSPSPWIRELGSEERGLCLIRLLQECAVHVGTGSMENANLGLEHISHLASPDGDTMQRIAAYFTQALADRMLKGWPGLHKALNSTKLSSVSEEVLVQKLFFEFCPFLKVAYLITNQAIIEAMEGEKVVHIIDLYSIEPAQWINLLQMISARPEGPPHLKITGIHEQKGLLEQMALQLVEEAGRLDIPFQFNPIVCKLENLDLESLGVKTGEALAVSSILKLHSLLATDDDMLRRDSPVALKNLQKVFHNRQRPLREFLDKDLINLYLASLDSTSTSSPLSLCASPKMESFLSSLWSLSPKLMVITEQEADHNGFTLMERVKKALNFYAALFDCLDSAVSRAPIERHKIEKMLFGEEIKNIIACEGAERKERHEKLEKWISRLELAGFGRVPFSYYSRLQAGRLLQISNYGGYNFKEENGCFVICWKSIPLFSVSAWRRWSN, encoded by the coding sequence ATGGCAGCAGTACAAGAAGACGGATCTTCTGTAACTTCATCATCCCATGAATCCTCTCCCTGGATGCGACGATCTCCTGGGTTAGGATCACCATCCCCTTGGATTAGGGAGCTTGGATCGGAGGAGAGGGGTTTGTGTTTGATACGTCTTCTGCAAGAATGTGCTGTCCATGTAGGTACTGGCAGTATGGAGAATGCTAATCTCGGACTTGAGCATATTTCCCATCTTGCCTCTCCTGATGGTGATACAATGCAGCGAATCGCTGCTTACTTCACCCAGGCACTTGCAGATAGGATGCTTAAAGGCTGGCCTGGTCTGCACAAAGCCCTCAATTCAACTAAATTATCATCAGTCTCTGAGGAAGTGCTTGTTCAAAAGTTGTTCTTTGAGTTTTGCCCCTTCTTGAAGGTTGCATATCTGATCACAAATCAGGCCATTATAGAAGCTATGGAGGGGGAAAAGGTGGTTCATATTATTGATCTTTATTCAATAGAGCCTGCACAGTGGATTAATCTTCTTCAGATGATAAGTGCACGGCCAGAAGGCCCTCCCCATTTGAAAATTACTGGTATTCATGAGCAGAAAGGGTTATTGGAGCAAATGGCTCTTCAGTTGGTAGAGGAAGCTGGCAGATTGGACATCCCATTTCAATTCAACCCTATAGTGTGTAAATTAgagaatcttgatcttgaaagtTTGGGTGTTAAGACTGGTGAAGCTCTTGCTGTCAGCTCTATACTTAAGCTACATTCTCTCTTGGCTACTGATGATGATATGCTAAGAAGAGACTCACCTGTGGCATTAAAGAACCTGCAGAAAGTTTTCCATAATCGCCAGCGGCCTTTACGGGAGTTTCTTGACAAGGATCTGATCAATTTGTATTTGGCTAGCCTGGATTCCACCTCCACATCATCCCCACTATCTCTATGTGCTTCCCCAAAAATGGAGAGCTTTCTAAGTTCTCTTTGGAGCCTCTCACCAAAGTTAATGGTAATAACTGAGCAGGAAGCAGACCATAATGGTTTCACTTTAATGGAGAGGGTCAAGAAAGCATTGAACTTCTATGCTGCTCTATTTGATTGCTTGGACTCCGCGGTATCAAGAGCACCAATAGAGCGACATAAGATTGAGAAGATGCTTTTTGGTGaggaaattaaaaacatcattgcTTGTGAGGGAGCAGAGAGAAAGGAGAGGCATGAGAAGCTTGAGAAATGGATTTCGAGGCTTGAGTTGGCTGGTTTCGGGAGGGTGCCATTCAGCTACTACAGTAGATTGCAGGCTGGGAGGCTGTTGCAGATCAGTAATTATGGTGGCTAtaattttaaagaagaaaatggaTGTTTCGTTATCTGCTGGAAAAGTATTCCCCTATTTTCGGTTTCAGCCTGGAGAAGGTGGTCAAACTAA